Within Saccharomycodes ludwigii strain NBRC 1722 chromosome IV, whole genome shotgun sequence, the genomic segment ggaatcaaaatatataaactgTTCCCCATAAaggtatatatatatattaccGTAATAACTTATAGTTacttatattattaataatatcgaTATTATCCAAGTAACAGTTCTTTCTACcccaaaaacaaaagggGGAAAAGCAAACAGtatacacacatatatatatatattacaagGCAAACCCTTTgtaaatcaaaatcaatGCACTATCGCTTTCACCTCCACCAGCTAGAGACTCtatcttttctttactAACCACACTAACCTTGTCATCATTGAATTTGTACCATTTTTCTGTATCATTTACATCTCTTATAAAAGATTGATAATGTCCACTTTCAGAATTGGCACCTTGGTGAGTGATAACGCCAATTAGATCGTATAAACAGGAAGGATTTTCACCTTTACGCAAATTGTCTGGGAATGCCGAATggaatttatttatccatTTATCTTTTCTCGACCTTTCAATAGCTTTTTTCAACTCCTCCTTTTCCGATGGTGTTAAATCAGCgtcttcatcttctttgTTGGTGTCTGGAAGATCTTGGTTTTTTTGCGCTTTTCTCTTCAATTCACGTTCTTCGTCCAATCTCTCAGAGTCGATTTTGCGTAGATTATCACGTATCTTGATTTTTGCCTGGGAATAACTGCTTTCTAATAAATCTGAGACGTCCAATTGGAATGGGAACGAAACTTTACGTAAGatctttgattttttccCTGTAGATTTCTTCCAAAAAAACCTAACATATTGAATAGTCAAATATTTGGGCAAtttggtaatttttttctctacTTGGAAAGTAGAATCTAAACCAGTGATGCTagactttttttctaaagttTCATGTAGGGAATTCGCCAAGCcgcttttcaaaaaattagtttGACTATTAATATGGCATTGCAACTTCAAGTCCTGTTCATCATTCTTAATCATCACATCTTGACTATTGTTTTTGTCTGTTATAGTTGTTTGAAACTCAATTTCAAAATCCCGCAAAATTTCATCACCTAAAACTAATTTAAGGGTGTGAAATAACTGAGTAAACAATTCTTCAGCATCTTGTTGTTTATAAGTTCCTGATTGCTGATCCATTTCGGAGAATTGGGGGTAGCATTTTCTCAAAGCAATCAACAGAGTGGCTGGCCAAACATTttctagttttttttccttcatGTTTTGGAAAGTCCTTTTCAATTCTCTGACTAGAATTATTTGCTGTTGTAATTCAGAATTGTTTGTTGATGatggttgttgttgttgttgttgttgttgttgttgttgttgttgttgttgttgttgttgttgctgctgctgcgAAAGTGGAGACGGATCGTAATTTAGAACAGCGTCTCTTAATGGTTCGATTTGATACAAAGCTTGCAAAGTAGAATTGACATAACAAGTATTTCCTAAATTTTTGATACCAATTGgttgtttattttcaatatctgAAAAGGTGATATTGCTAGAACCGTCTTCTATAAATTTAGCTCTTTTAATTGGTTTATGAATCAAATTTTCATCAGGAGTACCTAATAACATGATTGTTTGGTTTGGTTTAATGATATCTAGAATTGGAGTATCTTTAGTCAATTTGCCACCATTTTTAaccatatatttttgtcttGACGATGGAACTTTAGTTAGAGTTTCCACTTCAGCGGTTAGATCCTGAAAACAAGATCCATTTgacaattttaaatcataAAATTTACCAGCATGTTTGATTTTGAATTGTAACGTTGTTGATTCagacatttttttgtttgtctattttttttcttttttttttttttttattttattttattctattttaatttatgattaattgtttttttttttttttaatggaaaGCTGATATTGTATGAGATCTTGTAACACTCTTTGGACGGATCTATCTATTGTGCTTGTTACTAATTTAGTTATATGTCCTTATTTagaatgattatttttgccatatttaattcaaaaaaaaaaaaaaaaaaaaaaaaaagaaataaggAATATTAAggtggcaaaaaaaaaaaaaaaaaaattaaaataaaatatatatagaatatatatagaagCTTGCGTCGATTTGACAGATTCCTTTACCGTGAAATATTAAACCtatagtttattttattttttcgtAATGATCTTTCTTGTTGCACGTGGCAAATGTTATGTCGCAGAGAGGATATACTGAGAGGGGCAGGGTTAGTAAACAGATTTGATACTTTGCTATTTATATCAAGGCAGATGTAATAGTTTGTTGCTtgatcttttatatatttttaactaataaaactatataACTCATCTATTTCATAATcaattttctaaataaatcatctctttatatatgatttattttcacctttttccttatgtttgtattaactttttctaatgTTTCTTCGTTGTCCGCTGGGCATATTTTCCTTCTTGCGGCGATCTCCGTATGTTCGGTCTTCTCCGTATTCTCGGAAGTACTTGCATCTCGTATAAAACGTGACACACACAATTCTACTTCATAACATCTTCCTCCTCTTAATTTGAAGTCTCGGTTAGCAATTGTTTATAGTTTGCTAATAAAGAGTTCAAGCGGGAACTGGGTAATAAGTTgatttcctctttttcgTAAGTGGCAGTTAGTTCGGGATTGACATCTAACATcttacaataataatttccTGTTGTTGTTTCATAACCTATGATGGCTGTAATTTCTGTGATTCTGTgtattctttcttctttcgtTCTTGGTAATTGTTTTGGGTATTTTTCTGGGTCATtgtaaaaatgtttaatcCATTTTATATTGATAGTACGgtgttttttaaaacttgatGGTAAGTCTAATTCTACAACATTTGTACCTACTTTGACGATCTTAAATGGAcctaaataaattgattgTACTTTCAAATATCTTCCCCCTGTAAAATAAGCATCTCTATGCAATAAAGCATATTCTCCAATGTGAAaatcaatttcttttcttttagcATTTGTAGTTTCTTCCATTTGTTCCTGTCTTAACTGTAATGAATCATTAATACGTAATGATAAAGCTTTCAAATGTTTAGTCATTTTCGTAGCATTAAAGTTTCTTGTATCTAGTTCATTAGTTGTATCTAACAACGGTGTATTTGGTGTATAACCAATATCAGCTTGAAATGGTGAAATACCAGTACTCGTAACCGGAGTTGaattataacaaaattCCATATGGGGTAAATATACATCCCAGTAATCCTGATCTTGACTACAAAATGTTCTTAATAGACGGTTTACTATCTTATTCACAGCTTCAGTTTGTCCATCTGTTTGTGGGTGATTACTTGAACTgaacaataatttaattccTAATCGTTTCGTTAACTCTTCATATACGGAAGCAGTAAAACGGATATCTCTATCAGATACAATCGTTCGTGGGAAACCGTGCATTGCAAAGATATATCGGTATAAATATTCAAGTATATCTTTAGAGTTTGCTGTTTTCCTCATCGCAATCCAATGTGATCTTTTCGAAAATCGATCGACAACTACCATAATCATATCATTATGTCGTCGTGACGGTGGGAGTCCCgtaataaaatcaatagaCAAATCTTGCCAACGACCTGAGGCAACGGGTAGTGGTTTTAACCTGCCTTGAGTAGTATTGGCAGTCTTCTTGTTCAATTGGCAATTCAAACAGTGTCTAATATATCGTTCCACATACTTATGTAATTTCgggaaataaaatttatctGCAATTTTTTCCGTGGTGGCAGCGACACCAAAGTGTCCTCCTTGTAACATTGAATCATGGAAAGCATGTAATAATTCTCTTCTTCTGTTATTTGGCACACAAATACGTTTTTCATATAAAAGAGTTTTATCTTCATAAGAGTAGCGTTCTTTAATCAACTTTGATCTACCAAATTTCAGTAACAACGTTTCATATTGTCTTTTGTCTTTACACTTTACCTTTTCTCTAAACTTTGAATCTAGGGTAACTAAGATTGCAGCAGACCATGggtcttttaataaatcttcaAACCAATCTTTAGGATTTATATTGTCTAGTTCTACAATTGGTAATATTTCTTCTGGGCGAGATAGGCAATCAGCAACTACGTTTTTTGTTCCTTTGATATATCGTAATTCAAACGTATATTCTCCTAAATAATCTAACCATCGTGCTAATCTTAGATGGGGCTCTGTCTTATTTCTAAACGATAGCAACGAAGAGTGATCAGTATTAATCGTAAACTTTCTACCATGCAAATAGTATCTGAAATGTTTAAGATTCAATATGATACCTAATAGTTCTATTTCTCCAACTGGATATCTAGATTGTGTTTCACTTAAATGTTTTGAGAAGTATCCAATTACACCTTTTAACTTTCCATTCTCATATCTTTCTAACACACCTCCAACATGATGTAAACTAGCATCAGATGTTAATTCATAATGGTCTCCTTCCACAAATGGCACTAATACTTGAGTTGACGTTAATGCTTCTTTTAGTTTCTCAAACGCAATTCTTTGCTTTTCTCCTAATTTTGCTTTCTTGGATGCAAAATCATATAACGGTTGTGATAATTCACTAAATTTGCTTATGAATTTCCTATAATAGTTCGCTAATCCTAAGAACGTTTGCATACCTTTTATAGTGCTTGGCATAGTTAGCTTTTTAATAGCACTAAtcttattttcatcaacaCTTAAACCTTCAGCAGTTAAAACATGACCTAAATAATTTACTTTGTCTTTTACAAAATGACATTTTGACCTTTTACAGTACAAATTATTACTCTTAAGTTTCTCTAATACTTTCTCTAGTATTTTGTAGTGTTCAGTTTTGTCTCTTGTGGCAATCAATATATCATCTAAATAGACGTATACATTCTCGATTCCATCTAATAATTTACTCATAAATCTACTAAAATTCTTTGGGGCCGTTTTAATACCAAACGGTAATACTTCATATCTAAAATGACCAAAGGGTGTCGTGAACGACGTTAAGTCCTTTGACTTCTCGTTCAACCTTAATTGATGGTATCCTGAGTGTAAATCTAGAGTTGTAAATACCTTTGCATCACCAACTTTCGCGAATAGTTCAGTGATCGAAGGAATTGGGAAACTTTCATTTACAATACCTTTATTCAATTCTCTATAGTCAACAACTAATCTCCATGTTTGATCCTTTTTACGTACTAATATAATAGGCGCTCCGCAGGCAGCATTAGATTCTGACACAAATCCTTTCTTGATGAGGTCCTCTAGAATCTTTCTACATTCTTGCTCCATCTTGGGCGTTAACCTGTACGGGTATAATTCTGGTGGATTAAAACCTTCTTTCAATACAATATTATACTCAAAATTTTCTGGGCCTGGATTTCCTGGAAGTTCATTAGTAACATGGGTCTGAAATCTTTTCCTTAGACCTTCTGGTAACTTCTCAAATCCATCcaattcattttctttttcattccTTATGTCAATAGGGCATATTCTACACAAGAACTCGGCGTCTTGTTCTATTTGTTTCTCTTTGTCATCAGTTATCATATCTACCAAATACATATCTTCGTTTTTGACATCAATCAGTTCTTTAAACACGTCACTGTGTAACTTTATAACTGGGTTACCGATCAATAACTCATATCGGAATTTCTTAACCACATAAGCAGAAATCATTATTCTCTTATCGTTAATTTTCATTGGTACTTTGACAAACGATACACAGGTTTCTGTTGTTTCACTTACCGCACCTTTAAACGTAAATGTATTACAAGGTTTCTCTTTTAACCCTAACTTTTCAACTAGCTTCGCATCTACAAACGAAGTAGGACTACCTGTATCGCACAAAGCTTGtaccttttttcttttaatctCACAATTGataaccaattttttaccAACTAATGGTTCTTCTTGAACTAAGAACACTAGAGGAAGATCTTCCAAATCTCTCCTCTCCTCAATATCACCCGTCTTGTGATTTTCTGTCACGCAAGGTATATTGGAATACATAAAATCATCATTCTTTACAACATCATCAATAGGAGAAGCAACGTTACCCAAATAGGTATCCTTTTGAAGTGAAGTCTCGACAGAATGTTTAGCTGCAGTAGTCATATTAGTAAGTGCAGCGGAAGTAGGAACATCTTTTTGATGTATAGTAGTATCATGGTGTGGGGCTGCGGTAGTAACTCTCTTAGTTATACCACATCGTTTACCTGTCTTGTGTCTCTTAATAGGAAGGCCTCGCATCACCAGGGCAATTAGCTCTTGCATGCTCTGGGGAGCCACAGTTGAAACACAACTTGTTTCTTCTACAAACATTGTAAAACTTCTCTTGGAAGTTATCCTTTCTATAGGAATTCTTCCCTCCTTTGTCTCTTCCGGTATATCTTCTCCCGGCATTCGAATAACCACGTCTTGTGTTATCGATCGCATTCATTATGTAATCTAAGTCCTTATCTAATTTATTCGTATTTCCAACAAGGTTACTGTCAAAATTCAATGAAACAT encodes:
- the UBP6 gene encoding ubiquitin-specific protease UBP6 (similar to Saccharomyces cerevisiae YFR010W | UBP6 | UBiquitin-specific Protease); translation: MSESTTLQFKIKHAGKFYDLKLSNGSCFQDLTAEVETLTKVPSSRQKYMVKNGGKLTKDTPILDIIKPNQTIMLLGTPDENLIHKPIKRAKFIEDGSSNITFSDIENKQPIGIKNLGNTCYVNSTLQALYQIEPLRDAVLNYDPSPLSQQQQQQQQQQQQQQQQQQQQQQPSSTNNSELQQQIILVRELKRTFQNMKEKKLENVWPATLLIALRKCYPQFSEMDQQSGTYKQQDAEELFTQLFHTLKLVLGDEILRDFEIEFQTTITDKNNSQDVMIKNDEQDLKLQCHINSQTNFLKSGLANSLHETLEKKSSITGLDSTFQVEKKITKLPKYLTIQYVRFFWKKSTGKKSKILRKVSFPFQLDVSDLLESSYSQAKIKIRDNLRKIDSERLDEERELKRKAQKNQDLPDTNKEDEDADLTPSEKEELKKAIERSRKDKWINKFHSAFPDNLRKGENPSCLYDLIGVITHQGANSESGHYQSFIRDVNDTEKWYKFNDDKVSVVSKEKIESLAGGGESDSALILIYKGFAL
- a CDS encoding uncharacterized protein (similar to Saccharomyces cerevisiae YGR109W-B | retrotransposon genes) — its product is MTTAAKHSVETSLQKDTYLGNVASPIDDVVKNDDFMYSNIPCVTENHKTGDIEERRDLEDLPLVFLVQEEPLVGKKLVINCEIKRKKVQALCDTGSPTSFVDAKLVEKLGLKEKPCNTFTFKGAVSETTETCVSFVKVPMKINDKRIMISAYVVKKFRYELLIGNPVIKLHSDVFKELIDVKNEDMYLVDMITDDKEKQIEQDAEFLCRICPIDIRNEKENELDGFEKLPEGLRKRFQTHVTNELPGNPGPENFEYNIVLKEGFNPPELYPYRLTPKMEQECRKILEDLIKKGFVSESNAACGAPIILVRKKDQTWRLVVDYRELNKGIVNESFPIPSITELFAKVGDAKVFTTLDLHSGYHQLRLNEKSKDLTSFTTPFGHFRYEVLPFGIKTAPKNFSRFMSKLLDGIENVYVYLDDILIATRDKTEHYKILEKVLEKLKSNNLYCKRSKCHFVKDKVNYLGHVLTAEGLSVDENKISAIKKLTMPSTIKGMQTFLGLANYYRKFISKFSELSQPLYDFASKKAKLGEKQRIAFEKLKEALTSTQVLVPFVEGDHYELTSDASLHHVGGVLERYENGKLKGVIGYFSKHLSETQSRYPVGEIELLGIILNLKHFRYYLHGRKFTINTDHSSLLSFRNKTEPHLRLARWLDYLGEYTFELRYIKGTKNVVADCLSRPEEILPIVELDNINPKDWFEDLLKDPWSAAILVTLDSKFREKVKCKDKRQYETLLLKFGRSKLIKERYSYEDKTLLYEKRICVPNNRRRELLHAFHDSMLQGGHFGVAATTEKIADKFYFPKLHKYVERYIRHCLNCQLNKKTANTTQGRLKPLPVASGRWQDLSIDFITGLPPSRRHNDMIMVVVDRFSKRSHWIAMRKTANSKDILEYLYRYIFAMHGFPRTIVSDRDIRFTASVYEELTKRLGIKLLFSSSNHPQTDGQTEAVNKIVNRLLRTFCSQDQDYWDVYLPHMEFCYNSTPVTSTGISPFQADIGYTPNTPLLDTTNELDTRNFNATKMTKHLKALSLRINDSLQLRQEQMEETTNAKRKEIDFHIGEYALLHRDAYFTGGRYLKVQSIYLGPFKIVKVGTNVVELDLPSSFKKHRTINIKWIKHFYNDPEKYPKQLPRTKEERIHRITEITAIIGYETTTGNYYCKMLDVNPELTATYEKEEINLLPSSRLNSLLANYKQLLTETSN